The following coding sequences are from one Leptospira mayottensis 200901116 window:
- a CDS encoding peptidoglycan DD-metalloendopeptidase family protein yields the protein MIFKKPRQLTAGKELLRTENFTLIYLGAFHFHYSFYFRGNLYHGNLDFRRKKFRFIPIFASIALFLAFLGFGMNPSSAMMDSAGHEITENDSEDLKAKSGDEKFLEESEKAKLTILMAKELKNPSEKKKQFKVTAYRVKRNETLAEIATRFKVSMESIAGSSNIKIEDTLYPGQILSIPNKQGLLYKMKTGDTVAKVANLYKVNLDEILSENKLEDLDILRPGQKLFLPGAVIPDPAPKWVIPVASRVVTSNFGFRTFPRKKFHEGLDLKAFYEPIAAARNGKVIYAGWMGGYGNVVVIEHTNDFKTLYAHNSKLFVQRGDYVLAGKKIARSGSTGYSFGPHLHFEVIKNGKPVNPSKYLKGLTFRKGGPTH from the coding sequence ATGATCTTCAAAAAGCCCAGACAACTGACCGCAGGAAAAGAACTCCTTCGGACGGAAAATTTTACTCTGATCTACCTGGGCGCATTTCATTTTCATTATTCGTTTTATTTTAGAGGAAATCTCTATCACGGGAATCTGGACTTTCGGAGAAAAAAATTCCGGTTTATTCCTATATTCGCATCTATCGCGCTTTTTCTCGCATTCTTGGGATTTGGGATGAACCCGAGTAGTGCGATGATGGATTCTGCTGGACATGAAATCACCGAAAACGATTCCGAGGACTTAAAGGCAAAATCCGGGGATGAAAAGTTTTTGGAGGAATCCGAAAAGGCAAAACTTACAATTTTGATGGCGAAGGAACTCAAGAACCCTTCCGAAAAGAAAAAACAATTTAAAGTTACAGCGTATCGAGTGAAGCGAAATGAGACATTAGCTGAAATTGCTACTCGCTTTAAGGTTTCGATGGAATCTATCGCGGGTTCTTCCAACATCAAAATCGAAGATACACTTTATCCTGGTCAAATATTAAGTATTCCGAATAAACAAGGTCTTCTTTACAAAATGAAAACAGGAGACACTGTCGCAAAAGTAGCCAATCTTTATAAGGTTAACTTGGATGAAATATTGTCGGAAAACAAATTGGAGGATCTGGATATTCTTAGACCTGGTCAGAAACTATTTTTACCAGGTGCGGTAATTCCGGATCCAGCTCCAAAGTGGGTGATCCCTGTTGCATCCAGAGTTGTAACTTCCAATTTCGGATTTAGGACTTTCCCCAGAAAAAAATTTCACGAGGGGCTTGATTTAAAGGCTTTCTACGAGCCGATTGCCGCTGCGAGAAACGGTAAGGTGATTTACGCCGGCTGGATGGGTGGTTACGGAAACGTGGTCGTCATCGAACATACGAACGATTTTAAGACTCTTTATGCGCATAACTCCAAGCTTTTTGTTCAACGTGGGGATTATGTGCTAGCAGGGAAGAAGATTGCAAGATCTGGTTCCACTGGTTATTCGTTCGGGCCTCATTTGCATTTCGAAGTCATAAAAAACGGAAAGCCTGTTAATCCTTCCAAATATTTAAAGGGGCTTACGTTTAGAAAGGGTGGGCCGACACACTAA
- a CDS encoding IS5 family transposase (programmed frameshift) produces the protein MSRLGDLTNEQWDLLCDLLVEPEARDDGKGRPRVNSRSILDGILWILRTGAPWIDLPDRYPAYQTCHRRFQEWRKNGTLDKILEALLHDLEIRGKMDLSTCFIDGTFVPGKKGAYVFGKTKRGKGTKVMVIVDKNGIPISAGIESASPHESKLAEGAIIRKKVKGKIKDLVGDRAYDSDPLDEYLKKKYKVNLIAPHKSNRKKKKTQDGRKLRKYRGRWKIERTFSWLQNFRRFATRYERNDQNFYGILILACIMIVIRSF, from the exons ATGAGCCGATTAGGTGACTTAACGAACGAACAATGGGATTTGCTTTGCGATTTACTTGTAGAACCCGAAGCAAGAGATGACGGTAAAGGTCGTCCGCGTGTAAATTCAAGATCAATTTTGGACGGTATATTATGGATTCTTCGCACTGGTGCTCCGTGGATAGACCTACCTGATAGATATCCCGCATATCAAACATGCCATCGAAGATTTCAAGAATGGCGCAAAAATGGAACCCTGGATAAAATTTTAGAAGCGCTTCTTCATGACTTAGAAATAAGAGGCAAGATGGATTTAAGCACGTGTTTCATTGACGGGACTTTTGTTCCTGGAAAAAAAGGGGCCTACGTAT TTGGCAAAACTAAACGGGGAAAGGGTACAAAAGTCATGGTTATCGTCGACAAAAATGGTATTCCTATCTCCGCCGGGATTGAAAGTGCTTCGCCGCATGAAAGTAAGCTCGCGGAAGGTGCAATCATCCGCAAAAAAGTCAAAGGCAAAATCAAAGATTTAGTCGGAGATCGTGCTTACGATTCTGATCCTTTAGATGAATATCTTAAAAAGAAATATAAAGTAAATTTGATCGCTCCACACAAATCAAATCGAAAAAAGAAAAAGACACAGGATGGACGTAAGTTGCGGAAATATCGTGGAAGATGGAAAATTGAACGAACTTTTTCTTGGCTACAGAACTTCAGAAGATTTGCAACTCGATACGAACGAAACGATCAAAACTTTTATGGAATTCTGATACTCGCATGTATCATGATCGTTATTAGGAGTTTTTGA
- a CDS encoding MarR family winged helix-turn-helix transcriptional regulator, with the protein MKDFQIENTLGYRINRGAIVMKLELQERFKSAGFSITPEEWVILNRLWESDGMNQNEISQKTIKDKTTVTRFLNGMEKDGLIRRVVAEEDRRSRLIFLTEKGEKLKEELIQIAKSLLNDASMEINKEHLTITINVLAQIERNIVNLKAK; encoded by the coding sequence ATGAAAGATTTTCAGATCGAAAATACACTCGGTTACAGAATCAATCGTGGCGCGATCGTAATGAAGTTAGAACTTCAGGAACGTTTTAAAAGCGCCGGTTTTTCTATTACTCCCGAAGAGTGGGTCATCCTGAATCGGCTTTGGGAATCGGATGGAATGAATCAGAACGAAATCTCGCAAAAAACCATCAAGGACAAGACTACTGTGACCCGTTTTCTGAACGGAATGGAAAAGGACGGTCTGATCCGGAGGGTAGTGGCAGAGGAAGACCGGCGCAGCAGGCTGATTTTTCTCACCGAAAAGGGGGAAAAATTGAAAGAGGAGCTGATACAAATCGCCAAATCCTTGTTAAACGACGCAAGTATGGAGATAAACAAAGAACATCTGACCATTACGATAAACGTTTTGGCGCAGATTGAAAGGAACATCGTAAATCTAAAAGCGAAGTAG
- a CDS encoding histidine kinase dimerization/phosphoacceptor domain -containing protein translates to MNMLQKPKILVVEDEIIVAVNLGQKLKKLGYELVGITSSGEEAIQKAEENHPDLVLMDINIEGNLDGIETAEVLRNRFHTPVIYLTAYADESTLDRAKKTQPLGYIVKPFESDQLRSSIEVALYKNEIEQRSKQTEEKLKGALDQLGAGIVTTDENGFLLFMNPAAEKLTGCKYKDHLGKPVREILFFENKTGNTIGNVVEEVLKSGLPRESGNLFLISKNGNSQEIQLQSSPILGAEEKLTGTFNILRTREQHTSTTEKDTYLKEIHHRIKNNLTIISSIFSLRSGQADEESNDILRESQNRLRAVALLHEILYESKDLSSISFELYVKKLTDALFEIYQVDREKIRLELDIQEAKVKAEIGMNLALIINELITNSLKHGLAGSESGLIRVSFTRKNEMSTLEVSDSGKGLSEKSIRNRSPNSLGLSLVESLAKQIDGKVDFLNQEGACIQLSFPVSV, encoded by the coding sequence ATGAATATGCTTCAAAAACCCAAAATATTGGTGGTCGAGGATGAGATCATCGTCGCCGTCAATTTAGGTCAAAAACTGAAAAAATTGGGTTACGAACTCGTAGGGATTACTTCTTCAGGAGAGGAAGCGATTCAGAAAGCCGAGGAAAATCATCCGGACCTTGTTCTCATGGATATAAACATAGAGGGGAATCTAGATGGAATCGAAACTGCCGAAGTACTTCGGAATCGTTTTCACACTCCTGTGATTTATCTTACCGCATACGCCGACGAAAGCACCTTAGATAGGGCTAAAAAGACTCAGCCTCTTGGATATATTGTAAAGCCTTTTGAATCCGATCAACTCCGCTCTTCGATTGAAGTAGCTCTTTATAAAAACGAAATTGAGCAGAGATCCAAACAAACTGAAGAAAAATTGAAAGGTGCATTGGATCAACTGGGGGCGGGAATTGTAACTACGGATGAAAATGGATTTCTACTTTTTATGAACCCGGCAGCGGAAAAACTGACCGGTTGTAAATATAAGGATCACCTTGGAAAACCGGTTCGAGAAATTCTTTTTTTCGAGAATAAAACTGGAAATACGATCGGAAACGTAGTGGAAGAAGTTCTCAAATCCGGACTTCCTAGGGAAAGTGGAAATCTATTCTTAATTTCGAAAAACGGAAATAGCCAAGAAATTCAGCTCCAGAGTTCTCCGATTTTAGGAGCGGAAGAAAAGTTAACAGGAACTTTTAATATTCTCAGAACAAGAGAGCAGCACACGAGTACGACTGAAAAAGATACCTACCTCAAAGAAATTCATCATAGAATTAAGAATAATCTCACGATCATTTCTTCTATTTTTAGTCTTAGATCCGGCCAAGCCGACGAAGAATCCAATGATATCCTTCGGGAAAGCCAGAATCGTTTGCGTGCGGTCGCACTTCTTCATGAAATTCTTTATGAAAGTAAGGATCTTTCCTCAATCAGCTTTGAACTCTATGTGAAAAAACTTACGGATGCACTTTTTGAAATTTACCAGGTAGATCGGGAAAAAATTCGGTTGGAATTAGATATCCAAGAGGCAAAAGTGAAAGCCGAGATTGGAATGAACCTCGCTTTGATCATCAACGAACTCATTACAAATTCTTTAAAACACGGATTGGCGGGTTCTGAATCCGGTTTGATTCGGGTCAGTTTCACGAGAAAGAACGAAATGTCGACTCTGGAAGTTTCGGATAGCGGAAAGGGTCTTTCCGAAAAGTCGATTCGAAATAGAAGTCCAAACTCGCTTGGTTTATCTCTTGTGGAGTCCCTTGCAAAACAGATCGATGGGAAAGTCGATTTTCTCAATCAAGAAGGCGCCTGTATTCAACTGAGCTTTCCTGTTTCTGTTTGA